From one Macrobrachium nipponense isolate FS-2020 chromosome 37, ASM1510439v2, whole genome shotgun sequence genomic stretch:
- the LOC135208935 gene encoding uncharacterized protein LOC135208935 — protein MDISVGRDSTDKSLQVNWSPNPYGCLKFTVTVLLVSAAGMIMFLYDLRDLFTDQLTIIDINTSNTSNLPGLAHLKTFSQSCRCHSMFTIGACGMEEVASMRAKDALWVSAAEKLNRSRFQQDILMMPQLQTISHYLPQLFKLNTTPAAISDAEATGNRHLTRAADSLPFVSCRVHMYTPSEIGKCTRKVLQDTGQPLRIAFVGDSRVRNTMEQIIRSTQQELKYRLTGGNSEQNITTTFLDHKSKFNMPVVGDGVELRLHWSAYLDLDRDTKKISQQGAKDLLEAWSNGTPGPNDGPIPDIAYITTGMWDSSMLSEDAAAESFISTLDKMAPVLKRLATRTLVLWHIHGPIKEWLATRDVPNGALDIMNRASWRWLGDSNVWLWDSRTVLMLKQLSECRYLSQSTLKTQIPPEWGCSDFQHAGRDVEDAAANMLWNLVCNKVLQLPSDHCCS, from the exons ATGGATATCAGTGTTGG GCGTGATTCGACAGACAAGTCTCTGCAAGTCAACTGGTCACCTAATCCATACGGATGTCTGAAATTCACAGTAACAGTCTTACTGGTGTCTGCAGCTGGTATGATCATGTTCTTATATGATTTAAGAGATCTCTTCACAGATCAGTTAACAATCATAGACATCAACACGTCAAATACCAGCAACTTGCCAGGTTTGGCTCACTTGAAAACTTTCTCCCAGAGCTGCAGATGCCACTCCATGTTCACTATAGGCGCCTGTGGAATGGAAGAGGTGGCGTCCATGAGAGCAAAAGACGCTCTTTGGGTTTCTGCTGCTGAAAAACTAAACAGGTCTCGATTTCAGCAAGACATCTTGATGATGCCTCAGCTACAGACAATATCTCACTACCTGCCTCAACTGTTCAAGCTGAACACAACTCCCGCTGCAATAAGTGACGCTGAAGCTACGGGAAACAGACACTTAACCAGAGCAGCTGACAGTCTTCCATTTGTTTCTTGTCGAGTGCATATGTACACTCCATCTGAGATAGGCAAGTGCACCAGAAAGGTCCTGCAAGACACGGGCCAGCCACTTCGCATCGCTTTCGTTGGCGATTCCAGAGTACGCAATACTATGGAACAGATCATTCGCTCCACTCAGCAAGAACTCAAGTATCGTCTAACTGGGGGAAACAGCGAACAAAATATAACAACTACATTTCTCGACCACAAGAGCAAATTCAACATGCCAGTGGTAGGTGATGGGGTAGAACTACGTCTTCACTGGTCAGCTTACCTAGATTTGGACCGAGACACCAAAAAAATTTCCCAACAAGGAGCCAAAGACCTGCTGGAAGCATGGTCTAATGGAACCCCAGGTCCCAATGATGGACCAATCCCCGACATTGCTTACATCACAACAGGTATGTGGGATTCCTCTATGTTGTCCGAAGACGCAGCAGCAGAAAGCTTCATATCTACCTTGGATAAGATGGCGCCGGTACTCAAGAGGTTAGCGACGCGAACACTCGTCCTCTGGCACATACATGGTCCCATAAAGGAGTGGTTAGCCACGAGGGACGTCCCAAACGGGGCCCTCGACATTATGAACAGGGCGTCGTGGCGATGGCTGGGCGACAGTAACGTATGGCTGTGGGATTCTCGCACAGTTCTGATGCTAAAACAGCTGTCAGAATGCAGGTATCTGAGCCAAAGCACTCTCAAGACTCAGATCCCTCCTGAATGGGGATGTTCCGACTTCCAGCATGCTGGGAGAGACGTCGAGGACGCGGCTGCCAACATGTTGTGGAATCTAGTTTGCAATAAAGTTCTGCAACTTCCGTCTGATCACTGCTGCTCATGA